GCCAGTGTCGCCAGCAATCCCGGATACATGGGTTCCACTCCCAGCCAGTAGCGCCCGTCGTTCAGCACCCCACCTGTCAGCCAAATGGTCGAGATCAGCCAACCGCTCAGCATTACCACAAAGCCGTACCTGGCGGGAAAAGCCAAAGGCCGATAATAGCCGGCCAATAGCGGCAGCAGCAATCCAGGGATGATGGTGGTGCCGATGCTGTACCAGATGGCGACCACGGAATCGAGCCACAACGCCAGGGCGATGGCCAGGGCCAGGGTTACAGCCAGACCGATGCGCGTCCATCGCGTGATGCTCTTTTCATCCGGCCGAATCCGGCCGACCATATCGTTGCCGATGGTCATGGCCGCGGTGAACGTATAGCTGCTCAGAGTGGACATGATGGTGGCGAACAGGCCGATGTAGAAAAGCCCCTTGGCCGCCGGAGGCAGTACTTTTTCCGCCAGCATGGGATAGGCGAACACCGGCTGCTGCAGATCCGGCAGCACCGCCCGGCTGTAAAGCCCTGCCGTTGTGGTGAGAAAATCAAAAATCATCCAGAAGAAGATGGACCACAGAATGCCTCGCTGCGCCACCCGGCCGTCGCGGGCAGCATAGCATCGCTGGTGAAAGGAGGGATCCACCAGAGTCCACAGCGCGATGAAAAACCAAACCATGATATAAGATACGGAACGTCCGCCCGACAGGGTCAGATGGCTTGCAGGCGTCTGCTGCATGATGAAATCCAATCCGCCGTAGTGATGATGGGCAAAGGGCAGGATCAGGCCGAATCCCAGAAACATCAGCCCAAACTGCAGGATATTCATCCACACATCGGCGCGGAAACCGCCGTAGAACAAAAAGACCACTGAAAGAGCTGCGCCGCAGACCACGCTGACGGCAAGGGACCAACCGAACAAAAGCTGCACCAGCACGCCGAGCATGAGTACATAGGCCGCTGGATTCACCAGCAGAAAAGTGAGCAGTCCGCCCAGCATGGAGGTTTTGAGATCATACGTCTGATACAGCTTGTCCGGAATGGTGACAAGCCGGCTGGCGCGCACCCGCTTGGCGAGAAACAGAGCGAACAGCAGGGCGAAAAAATAGTAGGGCAGGCCAAAGAGCAGCCAGTTGGAGATGCCGTTGAGATAGGCGTATTCGCCGATGCCGAGAATGCCGCCATACCAGGTGGAGACCAGCGTGGCCACAAAGGCCGGCAGGGTGACGGTGCGGCCGGCGAGTAAAAAATCCTCTTTGCTGTCTGTGGTCTTTTGTCGTGCTTTATAGCCCAGCACGATCAAGCTGATCAGATAAAGAGCAAAGAGAATCAAATCAACGGTGGAAAATGAAATTTTGTTGGAAGAATTCATACTCGTCGTACAAAAAGAATGATCGTTTTAAGGATTTTTTTGCTCGTCGCTGGTTTATCCTTTTTCCACCCTGGAATCAGCTGACTTTTTTCAGATAAATGCAATGGCTGGACCAATCGCAAAGGCGCGAAGGTCGCGGAGGCAACCATTTGCTTCTTACCTATGGCTAAAACAACTCATGGTTTTATGGTGATGACTCCTCGTTTAGCAGGAGCCAATTCCCGATAGCTCCTATATTTTACTCATGTATGATCTTTTAAAAGGAATCAACAAACTGTACCCGGAAAAAAGCGATTGAAAATTGATCACGGAGCTTCATTCGATAACCTATTTGCAGGAGTATTTTAAGAAAGGAAATATCAATATCCCCGGTAAAAATGGTCATAGCTGTTTCCAGATAAAGGCTTGAAGGCCATGTTTTGTCTTCTACTAACAGCTTTTTATTCTGATACAGCAACTTGGGACATCACGATGTTTCGCCTGTCTAACAAGCGTTATGGCTATCTTCAAAGTACAAGCCCGACAAAAAGCAAGGATCTTCCTCGATCGATTCGAATGACGACCGGCGAAGAGACCACCCTATTGGAAATGCTCTCCCGCAC
This is a stretch of genomic DNA from bacterium. It encodes these proteins:
- a CDS encoding sodium:solute symporter family protein; its protein translation is MNSSNKISFSTVDLILFALYLISLIVLGYKARQKTTDSKEDFLLAGRTVTLPAFVATLVSTWYGGILGIGEYAYLNGISNWLLFGLPYYFFALLFALFLAKRVRASRLVTIPDKLYQTYDLKTSMLGGLLTFLLVNPAAYVLMLGVLVQLLFGWSLAVSVVCGAALSVVFLFYGGFRADVWMNILQFGLMFLGFGLILPFAHHHYGGLDFIMQQTPASHLTLSGGRSVSYIMVWFFIALWTLVDPSFHQRCYAARDGRVAQRGILWSIFFWMIFDFLTTTAGLYSRAVLPDLQQPVFAYPMLAEKVLPPAAKGLFYIGLFATIMSTLSSYTFTAAMTIGNDMVGRIRPDEKSITRWTRIGLAVTLALAIALALWLDSVVAIWYSIGTTIIPGLLLPLLAGYYRPLAFPARYGFVVMLSGWLISTIWLTGGVLNDGRYWLGVEPMYPGLLATLA